The genome window GTTCGCAGATCAGTCACACTCTCAACTGTTTTTAAAactcaaacaaccaaaaaacaactaaaaaaatccttaaaaaataagttttatGCTCACCTCTCCTTTCGGATAGCGGTACCGGTATTTGTCTTGGTCTCTCAGGGCAAACTCCAGAGGGTAACGCTCTTGGATTTCCTCGTACATCATCTCCTCACACACGCCCTGTGGAAAGAGAGGAGGAAACATGTTCAGCATTTACGCAAATGTTTCCACAGAGGCTTTTGCACAGAAGTAAGGAAAACTTGAAGTGGACATACAGCGTCGATTTCATTGAGAGATTTCCACTGTTCGTACGACACTCCAAGGATCTCCGCGGTCTGGATTGTCCTCTTCATCTGGCTCGTCCACACTTTAAGATTTTTGATGTTTTGCTCCTGGAGGAAATTCCTCAGACGTTTGGCAAACTGGACAGCAAGAGAGCACCACAGAAGGATGCATTAGATCAACTCGGTGATTTGAAACATATGTGCTGCCATATTTTCTCTACATGCACAGACACTGACCTCTTTTCCTCTGTCAGACAAGCCCGAGTCTCCTCCGATGCGTCCTTTGATGTTGAGGTCGCTCTCACCGTGGCGACAGAGGTAGATGGAGCGCGGTGTGATGTGGATGTTCATCAAGTAGTAGACAATTCGGCTTTGGACGTGGTCAACGACACGGTTCACCAGGTAACGACGGCCCACGTCCATTATCTTTATGTAGGACAGATCCCTGAAACGAGACGCTCTGTTAATCACCTGTGAGCTTGAACTGATTTCATCCACTCTACTGATGGGTCACACTGTGAGAGGGTAGGGCTATCCTAAAATTTGACCCTCTCATGTAACTGCAGCCATGACCTAACTAGCAGATGTGCAGCTGATAAAGACAGAAACCCGCTCCATTgtgaaaagaagcaaaacaagaCCAGATACAAGATGGAGgtaaaatgtgcaaaatgcaaaaaaattaaataactcTAGCTCCATTTGTTTTCATGACTGAAAGGAGAACTGCATCCCTGTGTCAGAGCCTACTGTTCAACATCTACATACATCAAACCTAATGTTTAACTCATGTTGCAAGAAATCCAGCTGAAAATCCAGCGCTTTCATGTTTTGTATGTCGTCACCTGTCGAGAACCTCATCCAGAGGCTGGTAGGATGACTCATAACACTTTATTCTCTTCATGAAGTCCTTGATGGCCTCATCTGAGTTGCAGTCAATGTAGTCTGGGTTTCCCAGCTTAACTTGCTACAAAGAGGAAACACAAGGAGAGGATTTGAGCAGACGAAACAAGGAAGGGGAAGTTTGCTGCCTCATGCTGACTCTCTCTGTCTTGGTCTGCAACCTCAGTGAAGTCCTTCGTAATTAGTTTAAAGTCTAAGCTTGGTTCAAGACTCATTCGCAACAACTAAACAACCATTCAGGCGAGCATCCTTGTTTTCTGAGTCCCATCCACACCTCGATCAtgatgtgtgttttcaaaaacaCCAAGACAGCAGCACTCTAAAAAGCTCAACACGAAGCTTCAAAACTGGACTTCACTAACCAACTGGTGATGCTACAgcagctacatccatctttcatATAAAGTCTATGTCTGCAACTCAGTTCTGATGAACTTTAAAGCTAAATTTTctcttgatttttattttggacTCAGCAGCCAATGTTTGGGGAAGTATATCAGAAATTTTAAAAGTCCTGTTTTGATTCTACTGGATTCAATGAAAGGAGACAAAGCTTACCACTATATTTTGGGCAATGACCTCTGGGTCTTCACACACAGACTCCACGAAAAATACctgaaatgacaagaaaatacAGCTAACTTTGAGGTCGCCaatccaaatttaaaaaaaagaaaaagagagtacCATCTTGCTTTAAACATACCTTGTATCCATTCTGCTCAGCAAACATGATGATGGTCCTTCTTCTGTCTCTTGTTGTATTAGTGGCATCAAAGACCTGAAACAACATGGAAAAACAAGCATTATGCAGCCGTTCTATATGCTTCTGTGTTCTAGGATTACAGCAGACGTCAGGGACAGAATCAAGGACTCACCGCAACCTGTCCTCCTTCGACGCTCAGGTACTGCCGTACATCATTAAGAGCTAACAAAGCGCACTGACTGTGGAAAGACACGAGagatttttacatttcagaTTTGTACTGGGATTATTCTAGGTCTTTGTTGCATTCTTTTTTACATCgtgaaagaaaaatgtattattttatacATGAAACCAAGCTGTAGCGGTTAATCCATGTGCCAACAATAGCTGAAAGCTACCAGGTTTTCAATCTGACCGATCAACCCAGCAGGTAATTTCACAGCTGAGCTCTCCTCTCTTCAACACATGGGTGAAGTCTGGTGGAATGGTTGGAATGAAACTTTGCATGACATCCAGAAAACCATGTGCAGACTCACCGTCTGATTTTTAGGCCTTCTTCATTGTCTGGACGGAAAAACTCAAAGGATTTGTAGATTTTCAGGCACTCCCTCCGGTACTGGCCAACATTGAACTCTGTTGAGAGACGGCTGTCATGTTTACACAGAGCAATGTTGGTTGTCACTTTATGCATGATTTTAAGGAAGTGGCTCCTACCTTTCGTTGGCACGCCTATCCAGTTTAAGTAGCGTGTGAGCTTCTTTGAAATGTAGGTTTTCCCTCGGGCTGGAAGTCCAACTGTCACAATGAGGGTCGGGCAGTTTGTCATGCACACTGACAGAGACGGAGAGACAAAAGAACCTAAATTTGAAAGCTTTTCACGTATTTAATTTGGTGATCAACAATAATTCACACCAATTAGTCTAGAGGGcttttttggagaaaaaaaaaaccctttttgtAACAGTTATATGCACTGCTACAGAATAAAGATGAGGTAAAACAATGAGACTGCTTAAAAATGCAAGCCACGTGCTTCAGACTAAAATCCTTCATGTGCATTTTATATTCGCTGGGCTCTATGAGAGCTGGGGGCCAGCTCCGACATGTCTGAGACAGGCCGAGATCAAGAAAAAATGACAATTAAAAGTGCAGCTAAAAACAAGGCTGTGAGGAGCACATAAATTCAGACAGCAGAACAGAAGCCTACATGTTTCCTTAATAGCTAACCAGCAGCACATGAGTCATTCCTACTATTCGGTGCCATTTCAGTGTGATCACTCTtcatcaaaaaatacaaaattttgaattattttaacatttcatCTAAAAGAGGGATTTTCAACCTATAAGAAAAATGTATTGGTCCAGCTAaggatattatattataatatttttttaaatcaaagtctTTACCCATGACGTGCCAAATGTCCACCCTGTTACAGGACATTCAATTTTCTATTAATAACTGTTTTGAATACACAGTTAtagtaatatttacattttctaaaagctacaatgtccctttttaaaatctgcaaGGAAATTTCATGTTACAGTGCATAGCAATAACAGGGGTGACGGTAACAGGGGGGAGATTTTATGCTAAACTTAGCCATTACTACTAGTATGATGAACAACAAGCTAGTACATGGTGACCACTAAGAaccatttttaacatgtttattagccatattataaaaattacaaaaaaaaaattgtttccaCTATTAATAAGCGTAACAGGTTGGACGTGTTATGCTTTGCCACATTACAAAATCTTGCTAAAACATTGAAAAAAGGGTTGATTAAAGAGTGGTACTTACTCGTCTTCTTCTTGAAAGTTTTCCCTCCAAAATATGTTACATCCGGGAGTGTCATGTGACTAAAAGAATAATCAGGTGATGTGTTCTATGGAATTCTTATCAGAGTAACAGGGGTGACAGTTGATTCAGGGacacaacattttttaaagattttaagtATTAAACatgcattaataataaaaaagaacatttgaTGAGGAACATTAGAAATAAGCCAATccagaaatgatgaaaaatttagatttttttttttttaagttatatttGTAACTGAAGTCGAGCAAGCATGACTGGGGACATAGTACTTTAGTGACTTGtgctaaaataaaagtaatttacttttaatgtatttattctgTGTATATATCAATGTGTTCTATGGTAGAGGGGGgttaaacatacaagaaaatggTTTAGAAATAAGCATTAGACAAGTTTTACACTAAATATACCATATTATGTCATTAGGACTCAAATGGCACCGAATAGTAAGAATGACCCACATGCTGATTAATTAGGTGGGAAAATGCCAGGTTTGTGCTCTGCAGTCGCAACAACTCAGACTTGGCTGAAATTCAGCTGGACCACCACAAAGGTCTGCTTGTTACAGCCCCAAACAAGTGTTTAAATTAAAGACTTAAACTAGCAATTTCCGTTTTTCTTCtgttactaattacttttttgctgttatttgtttgtatagtaaaaaaaaacaaaaacaaacctgcttatgcaaaaaaagaaacatccatAGGAATATCTTTAAGTACTGAGACAGTCCCACACATCAAATACATTTGAGATAAGGAAATTTAGACTGATGTCTAAGGAGACTCATGCAGCATAATATTATTACATGGTCACTGATGTGTGTTATGCCAAAACGGGACTGGACTAGCTATAGCTTttttaactaaaactaaaaacagctCTGGGGAAGGCAGACAATgactcagcaaaaaaaaaaaaaaattaaaaaaaaaagaaaagaaaagaaaagtgagaGAGAAAATCAGACACAAAACCAAGCACCCGGGTCACATTACAGGACAGCTGCCCAGTGTTACACCTACAAGATAAACTAACATAAGGAGTAGACCTGTGTAATCGGATGCTAAGCTGATTCAGAATCCCACTCCCTGCATGTGATGTCAGGAGAAATATGGACCAGACAAGATGCGCCTGATGCAACATTACCGAGCACGCAACATCTCAACCAGCCGTGCGTAATGTGATAAGTTCAAGCACAAATCTGACCATTAAACgtgcaaaacagaacaaaaatgagAGAGACCAGAGACGAGATCATATCCACAGATGAGTGAAATCGCATCTCCGACACACATCCTTTGCGCACTTGACGACCTGCTgcatcttactttttttttttttttaaactttatttaaagtaaacaaGTTTACATATaaaatgcacatacacatacaatTACATATACAAAACCATGAGCACATACAAAGGGGAGAAACAAGGAGGAAAATCTAGCATCTGAGTCCACACAACGCTCACAAAACTTGCTGCATCTTACCGCGTCTATCAGCGATGTGGCTGTTTTTGCACGGCATCCAGATCTTCCTGAGCGGGTTCTGGGTGAGCTCCCGCGGGTAACCCTCCACCATAAACTCTTGACTGTCTATCATCCTGGTTGTTGGGTCATTTACGTTACCCTCCTGAAAACAAACTGAGGCGGTGGGCTTCAGCCTGGCACTGAAATTCTGCAGGGGGGTAGATGTTATATATCAGCTGAGGAACAGCAGTTTCCCCATCACCGTAAGGACTGGATACTGAGCGCAACGGAAAGCGAGGGagggaagaaaacaaaatgtcccGGTACAGGTTGTAACGATACTTCAGTCGTCTTTTCCCCCATGTTAGCGTGAATTAATGTATTTACATATTTCACGTGACAGTATTATCCCAGGTGCTTACATAAAAACTCCCACCATGATTTTGCGTATGGAAGTCTGATTAAGAGCCCCAACTGAGTTTGAAGAATTCAAATGCAATTGTGTTAATAACAGACAAAATACTCCAAAGACATTATAATGTTTACCCAAATAATACTCAATCAAGCAAATACTCAATTCACTCCAGGGTCATATAAAGTTCAATGCTTTTATTGAccattttgtgttttaaagtcTTGTGAAGCATTTTTCTTAGCGTCTTGTGTTGAAAATATCACAAGCATCCACcatctgtaaaataaataaatgaataaataaaaataaaaatccacgaAAACGCGACTGTTTACAAGTTACCGTAATGACTCGTGAACTACGTACGTACGATTCGAAGACGCTAAGTGAAAAACAAGTTTTAGGCGTTCACATGAAGCACACATGGGCAGTGAATGCAGCAAGAAATTGAGCCAATCAGAAATGGAACGAGAGGCCCAGCAGCCAATAGCAGAGGCGCATTGGCAGGAAAGAAGGGCATGCGGACTACTGGGAGCTCAGCTCAACATCATCGTGAAAACCATGGAAGCCTCAGCTTTACACGACCCAGTCACGGGCCTCACTGATCACACATGCTTCATGTGGCAAAAGTTGCCAGCAAAGTAAGATACAGCAGAAACTCCCGTCTGAtagatgtaaatatttttttaaacaaaaaatgaaactgGTTAATAAACACGAATATAGTGTATAGTATAGTATTAGTGTTTGACAAATTATAgtagtttatttttactgttatATAAAATGATATAAGAAAAGCCTAGGGGTTTCTgaataaaaacgataaaaataaaataaaaagcggGGAGAATAACAATAACTATcctcatttttactttttaaacacacatttaCAAATAGCTTTAAAGTCTGTCAAAAAACATGTATTTACCACCCCAACATATAGTAGTACATAAACACGATTCAAGCATAAGTGATTACTTAGCCAAACGTAACAGGCCAAGGATTTAAGGAAATGGTAACCTGTGAAAAACTAGTTCTCAGCAGTCGTTTTAAACAAAACATTGATTCAGCCAAACTGATATAAAGAGGAAGGCTTTTCCAAAGTTTAAGCCCCACAACTTCCAAAGTGTAGTCGCCTCTGGATTTAAAATAAGAGCGTGAAAGAGTTAAACAAGAGAGGCCGACGGTTGGAATAAGGCCTTAGCAGCTTTGCGTATTTAGGCAGGAGCCTGGTTTTTTACTGAGTGACAGTAAAGACTGAGCTTGACAAGAATGAGCTTGAAGACAGGAAAATAATTCCAAGATTAGCTGAGGATTTGATGTTTCTGGCCAATGCGTTGACCGACCGCAAACAGAGTCGAACACAAGCACCTCAGTTTTGCCAGACAATTTAAAGCCATCAATTAAGTGGTGAAACAGTCACTGAGGTAGGGTTTGCAGCTGAGCTGTGTAACATTACCATAGCTACAGTAAGAAATACCACAAAAGGCACTAAGTAGATGGCCCGGGGTAACATATACAGCAACAGTCCAATACTCATATGTCCACTTCAGCTCAgtgctaacacagagacagacattaTTGTGTTATACTGAAAAATAAGTGTGTTgtcttaaaaacacaaatactttaaaaagctACAGCAATTATGTAACAATGTAACAAATTCCTGTTCAAATAGGATAAGTTTATATTCTCATCAGATCGAAGTCATCACATCTAAAATGCATCTAAACCAAGAGCTCGGGTCTGAGGAGGATAACTTACATGGACATGGACCAACACATCGTCAcatttctctctgtttctcaaAAAAAAGCAGATTAATTTTCTGTTAGGTAGGTGTGAATCAGTTATTTGCTCCCACTTGTAGTAAAGTCTACCATGCAtcataaataaactgaaaataagTTGGGTAAAAGTCAAAGTCAGAAGCCACAATGTGCTTGCTTGACAGTTTTTATGTCTCAAACAATAAATGGGAACCTGTGAGAAAATGCAGACGGCAGCACAAACCTGCAGAGGCAGGAAAAGATCAATCCTGCAGCCCCAGATTAAACTCAGTGACAAATTTAGATGAACAGAAGACTCAAATTGCACTTTTAAGTAATAAGTGAGTCATGTCAGTTCAATAACATCCTGTAATCATCGTTTATCCTCAATGCTGACAAGCCCAAACATAATACCAAGGTTCTGACACCAGAGGGCGCTGTGCTTCACCAAAGCAGGCCCTACAATGAggacaaatcaaatcaaatcaaatcaaatcacttttattgtcacatcacatgtgcaggcacactggcacagcacatgcgagtgaaattcttgtgtgcgagccccacaagcaacagagatgtgcaaacacaacaacacaaacgagcaaaatacaagaat of Maylandia zebra isolate NMK-2024a linkage group LG5, Mzebra_GT3a, whole genome shotgun sequence contains these proteins:
- the LOC143418617 gene encoding 6-phosphofructo-2-kinase/fructose-2,6-bisphosphatase 4-like isoform X6 — its product is MRGSYTLRNAQERPVCMTNCPTLIVTVGLPARGKTYISKKLTRYLNWIGVPTKEFNVGQYRRECLKIYKSFEFFRPDNEEGLKIRRQCALLALNDVRQYLSVEGGQVAVFDATNTTRDRRRTIIMFAEQNGYKVFFVESVCEDPEVIAQNIVQVKLGNPDYIDCNSDEAIKDFMKRIKCYESSYQPLDEVLDRDLSYIKIMDVGRRYLVNRVVDHVQSRIVYYLMNIHITPRSIYLCRHGESDLNIKGRIGGDSGLSDRGKEFAKRLRNFLQEQNIKNLKVWTSQMKRTIQTAEILGVSYEQWKSLNEIDAGVCEEMMYEEIQERYPLEFALRDQDKYRYRYPKGESYEDLVQRLEPVIMELERQENVLVICHQAVLRCVLAYFLDKTADELPYLKCPLHTVLKLTPVAYGCEVESFCLSVDAVNTQRDRPEVGVTSSTQTFDLTAFLPCDPQLSQEAPSHCIHRNNDNK
- the LOC143418617 gene encoding 6-phosphofructo-2-kinase/fructose-2,6-bisphosphatase 4-like isoform X3, producing MRGSYTLRNAQERPVCMTNCPTLIVTVGLPARGKTYISKKLTRYLNWIGVPTKEFNVGQYRRECLKIYKSFEFFRPDNEEGLKIRRQCALLALNDVRQYLSVEGGQVAVFDATNTTRDRRRTIIMFAEQNGYKVFFVESVCEDPEVIAQNIVQVKLGNPDYIDCNSDEAIKDFMKRIKCYESSYQPLDEVLDRDLSYIKIMDVGRRYLVNRVVDHVQSRIVYYLMNIHITPRSIYLCRHGESDLNIKGRIGGDSGLSDRGKEFAKRLRNFLQEQNIKNLKVWTSQMKRTIQTAEILGVSYEQWKSLNEIDAGVCEEMMYEEIQERYPLEFALRDQDKYRYRYPKGESYEDLVQRLEPVIMELERQENVLVICHQAVLRCVLAYFLDKTADELPYLKCPLHTVLKLTPVAYGCEVESFCLSVDAVNTQRDRPEEICSGLPLNPLPPNRGRYPNVPHAPIRTPNLTAEEERLALRNALRYFPPSHHATLAPEFAQELRQYGHIYMYRFCPTLRMRSVDRALYRSARADLKRGPTCPATTHGME
- the LOC143418617 gene encoding 6-phosphofructo-2-kinase/fructose-2,6-bisphosphatase 4-like isoform X5; this translates as MRGSYTLRNAQERPVCMTNCPTLIVTVGLPARGKTYISKKLTRYLNWIGVPTKEFNVGQYRRECLKIYKSFEFFRPDNEEGLKIRRQCALLALNDVRQYLSVEGGQVAVFDATNTTRDRRRTIIMFAEQNGYKVFFVESVCEDPEVIAQNIVQVKLGNPDYIDCNSDEAIKDFMKRIKCYESSYQPLDEVLDRDLSYIKIMDVGRRYLVNRVVDHVQSRIVYYLMNIHITPRSIYLCRHGESDLNIKGRIGGDSGLSDRGKEFAKRLRNFLQEQNIKNLKVWTSQMKRTIQTAEILGVSYEQWKSLNEIDAGVCEEMMYEEIQERYPLEFALRDQDKYRYRYPKGESYEDLVQRLEPVIMELERQENVLVICHQAVLRCVLAYFLDKTADELPYLKCPLHTVLKLTPVAYGCEVESFCLSVDAVNTQRDRPEEICSGLPLNPLPPNRGRYPNVPHAPIRTPNLTAEEERQDISPPPLLPNISQCHSGSGQEATEEASPQKGSRPRQGVS
- the LOC143418617 gene encoding 6-phosphofructo-2-kinase/fructose-2,6-bisphosphatase 4-like isoform X7 encodes the protein MRGSYTLRNAQERPVCMTNCPTLIVTVGLPARGKTYISKKLTRYLNWIGVPTKEFNVGQYRRECLKIYKSFEFFRPDNEEGLKIRRQCALLALNDVRQYLSVEGGQVAVFDATNTTRDRRRTIIMFAEQNGYKVFFVESVCEDPEVIAQNIVQVKLGNPDYIDCNSDEAIKDFMKRIKCYESSYQPLDEVLDRDLSYIKIMDVGRRYLVNRVVDHVQSRIVYYLMNIHITPRSIYLCRHGESDLNIKGRIGGDSGLSDRGKEFAKRLRNFLQEQNIKNLKVWTSQMKRTIQTAEILGVSYEQWKSLNEIDAGVCEEMMYEEIQERYPLEFALRDQDKYRYRYPKGESYEDLVQRLEPVIMELERQENVLVICHQAVLRCVLAYFLDKTADELPYLKCPLHTVLKLTPVAYGCEVESFCLSVDAVNTQRDRPERL
- the LOC143418617 gene encoding 6-phosphofructo-2-kinase/fructose-2,6-bisphosphatase 4-like isoform X4, producing the protein MRGSYTLRNAQERPVCMTNCPTLIVTVGLPARGKTYISKKLTRYLNWIGVPTKEFNVGQYRRECLKIYKSFEFFRPDNEEGLKIRRQCALLALNDVRQYLSVEGGQVAVFDATNTTRDRRRTIIMFAEQNGYKVFFVESVCEDPEVIAQNIVQVKLGNPDYIDCNSDEAIKDFMKRIKCYESSYQPLDEVLDRDLSYIKIMDVGRRYLVNRVVDHVQSRIVYYLMNIHITPRSIYLCRHGESDLNIKGRIGGDSGLSDRGKEFAKRLRNFLQEQNIKNLKVWTSQMKRTIQTAEILGVSYEQWKSLNEIDAGVCEEMMYEEIQERYPLEFALRDQDKYRYRYPKGESYEDLVQRLEPVIMELERQENVLVICHQAVLRCVLAYFLDKTADELPYLKCPLHTVLKLTPVAYGCEVESFCLSVDAVNTQRDRPEEICSGLPLNPLPPNRGRYPNVPHAPIRTPNLTAEEERQQDISPPPLLPNISQCHSGSGQEATEEASPQKGSRPRQGVS
- the LOC143418617 gene encoding 6-phosphofructo-2-kinase/fructose-2,6-bisphosphatase 4-like isoform X8, giving the protein MRGSYTLRNAQERPVCMTNCPTLIVTVGLPARGKTYISKKLTRYLNWIGVPTKEFNVGQYRRECLKIYKSFEFFRPDNEEGLKIRRQCALLALNDVRQYLSVEGGQVAVFDATNTTRDRRRTIIMFAEQNGYKVFFVESVCEDPEVIAQNIVQVKLGNPDYIDCNSDEAIKDFMKRIKCYESSYQPLDEVLDRDLSYIKIMDVGRRYLVNRVVDHVQSRIVYYLMNIHITPRSIYLCRHGESDLNIKGRIGGDSGLSDRGKEFAKRLRNFLQEQNIKNLKVWTSQMKRTIQTAEILGVSYEQWKSLNEIDAGVCEEMMYEEIQERYPLEFALRDQDKYRYRYPKGESYEDLVQRLEPVIMELERQENVLVICHQAVLRCVLAYFLDKTADELPYLKCPLHTVLKLTPVAYGCEVESFCLSVDAVNTQRDRPET